The Desulfuromonas sp. genome has a window encoding:
- a CDS encoding hybrid sensor histidine kinase/response regulator, which produces MNNAFTILIVDDSQTQLAVLEDALEQQHYRVLTASNGREAITRVYQSHPDLVLSDVMMPELNGYSLCRLLKNDPATSTIPVILLTNLKERHDRFLGEHAGADCYLEKQSDLTPILEAIPSLLPPSPGESAPAPSRPHRPLGSEEIQNRLTTILDRLLYESTISNEVLKLTGLAHDIDALAAEFLGFLSAIRQFSAASLLLRDGRDKYVLAVLLCEPVSRPFLDRVRHETLRKAGLGSVPENQVRTLLLGDEKARDDSPEEDFQVFQALPIVDNGLQALVALFNTRPRTLSEGSRHALLQAVDRFLIVARYLRNFKKTEEVKTDFVSMLIHDMRSPLTSISGFTDVLSEGILGPVSGEQKSALNNIRNGCERLLLLIDDIMDFSKLEAGKMQLSTVPVKILPLAEQVVGDLAGLFREKDMNVHIDIPEDLPPVNGDPKQLARVFSNLLSNAVKFTPAGGKIVLSAAKPLFCPTKRLKDCLEISLSDTGSGIPPEQQQNLFQRYQQLSSTSVFRKGTGLGLAICKEIVTLHGGEIWAESPVAEGRGSRFAFTLPLAPA; this is translated from the coding sequence ATGAATAATGCCTTCACCATCCTCATTGTCGATGACAGTCAGACCCAACTCGCGGTCCTCGAGGATGCACTTGAGCAGCAACATTACCGGGTTTTGACGGCCAGCAACGGAAGAGAGGCCATCACCCGGGTCTACCAGTCCCATCCCGACCTGGTCCTCTCAGACGTCATGATGCCGGAGCTGAACGGTTATTCCCTCTGCCGCCTCCTGAAAAACGATCCCGCCACCAGCACCATCCCCGTCATTCTGCTCACCAATCTCAAAGAACGCCATGACCGATTCTTGGGGGAACATGCCGGCGCCGATTGCTACCTGGAGAAACAAAGCGACCTGACCCCGATCCTCGAAGCCATCCCGTCCCTTCTCCCCCCGTCGCCAGGCGAATCAGCCCCGGCCCCGTCGAGGCCGCACCGGCCACTCGGCAGCGAAGAGATCCAGAACCGCCTTACCACCATTCTGGACCGCCTCCTCTACGAGTCGACAATCTCCAATGAGGTCCTGAAACTGACCGGGCTCGCCCACGACATAGACGCGCTGGCAGCGGAGTTCCTGGGGTTCCTGTCCGCCATCAGACAGTTCAGCGCAGCCAGCCTGCTCCTGCGCGACGGGCGGGACAAGTACGTGCTGGCGGTTCTCCTCTGCGAACCGGTTTCCCGCCCGTTCCTCGACCGGGTCCGGCACGAAACCCTGCGCAAGGCCGGGCTCGGCTCCGTCCCGGAAAACCAGGTCCGGACCCTTCTTCTGGGGGACGAAAAGGCCAGGGATGATAGCCCCGAGGAGGACTTTCAAGTCTTCCAGGCGCTCCCCATCGTCGACAACGGCCTTCAGGCCCTGGTTGCCCTGTTCAACACCAGGCCCCGAACCCTTTCCGAAGGGAGCCGCCATGCCCTGCTCCAAGCCGTGGACCGCTTCCTGATCGTGGCGCGCTATCTGCGAAACTTCAAGAAGACCGAGGAGGTCAAGACCGACTTCGTGTCGATGCTGATTCACGACATGCGTTCGCCCCTGACCAGCATCTCCGGTTTTACCGACGTCCTCTCCGAAGGCATCCTGGGGCCGGTCTCCGGGGAGCAGAAGTCTGCACTGAACAACATTCGCAACGGATGCGAGCGCCTGCTCCTCCTTATCGACGACATCATGGATTTTTCCAAACTGGAAGCGGGCAAGATGCAGCTCTCGACCGTCCCCGTGAAGATCCTGCCCCTGGCTGAACAGGTTGTGGGCGACCTGGCGGGCCTGTTCCGTGAAAAAGACATGAATGTCCATATCGACATCCCCGAGGACCTCCCGCCTGTAAATGGAGACCCCAAGCAGCTCGCCCGGGTCTTTTCCAACCTGCTGTCCAATGCCGTCAAATTCACCCCGGCCGGCGGGAAGATCGTCTTGTCTGCCGCCAAGCCCCTGTTCTGCCCCACCAAACGCCTCAAGGACTGCCTGGAGATAAGCCTTTCCGACACGGGCTCGGGAATACCTCCCGAACAGCAGCAGAATTTATTCCAAAGGTATCAGCAACTCTCCTCGACCAGCGTCTTCCGCAAGGGAACCGGCCTCGGCCTGGCCATCTGCAAGGAAATCGTCACCCTGCACGGTGGCGAGATCTGGGCCGAAAGCCCGGTCGCCGAAGGCAGGGGCAGCCGCTTTGCCTTCACCCTCCCCCTGGCCCCGGCCTGA
- a CDS encoding aldehyde dehydrogenase family protein: MAPKLKNFIGGKWVPPSTGKYGDSRSPTDVRDCLAQYPLSGVADVDSAVAAAREAYPSWRRTPAPRRGEILFRAADLLLRRKEELGRLVTREMGKVLSEGLGDIQEAADLAYYMAGEGRRLAGETVPSELLDKDCKSIRVPLGVFALITPWNFPVAIPSWKLFAALVCGNVAVLKPSSDSPLCAVKLVEVLEEAGVPPGVVNLVMGAGEVVGETLALHPDVDGISFTGSCTTGEGLERQAAMLHRPMALEMGGKNPILVMEDADLDLALEGVLWGAFGTAGQRCTAASRIIVHGEIHDAFLDRLVKATRNLRMGDGLKEGIDIGPLVNEKGLNKVLNYIRIGQNERAHLHTGGNRITDGAMGRGFFVEPTVFSSVTPAMRIANEEIFGPVVAVMRCGSFEEGVEIANGTRFGLSSAIYTRDVNRAARAERDLESGLVYINSSTIGAEIQLPFGGFKHSGSGHPEVGGRMGSIDFFSRIKTVFRDFSGRLQRAQIDFD; the protein is encoded by the coding sequence ATGGCACCGAAACTGAAGAACTTTATCGGCGGGAAATGGGTCCCTCCGTCCACGGGAAAATACGGTGACAGCCGAAGCCCCACCGACGTCCGTGACTGCCTCGCCCAATATCCTCTATCCGGAGTCGCGGATGTCGATTCGGCCGTCGCCGCCGCTCGCGAGGCCTATCCCTCCTGGCGGAGGACACCGGCGCCCCGTCGTGGAGAGATCCTGTTTCGCGCGGCCGACCTTCTGCTGCGGCGCAAGGAAGAACTCGGAAGGCTTGTGACGCGGGAGATGGGAAAAGTCCTCTCCGAGGGGCTCGGCGATATTCAAGAGGCCGCCGACCTTGCATATTACATGGCGGGGGAGGGGAGGCGACTGGCCGGCGAGACGGTTCCCTCCGAGTTGCTGGACAAGGACTGCAAATCGATTCGCGTCCCTCTGGGCGTTTTCGCCCTGATCACTCCCTGGAATTTCCCCGTCGCCATCCCCTCGTGGAAACTCTTCGCCGCCTTGGTCTGCGGCAACGTGGCGGTGCTCAAACCCTCCAGCGATTCCCCCCTGTGCGCCGTCAAGCTGGTGGAGGTCCTCGAAGAGGCCGGTGTCCCCCCGGGGGTTGTCAACCTGGTGATGGGAGCCGGTGAGGTGGTGGGCGAAACCCTTGCTCTGCACCCGGATGTGGACGGGATCTCCTTTACCGGCTCATGCACCACAGGGGAGGGCCTCGAGCGTCAGGCCGCGATGCTGCACCGCCCCATGGCTCTGGAGATGGGGGGGAAGAACCCCATCCTGGTGATGGAGGACGCCGATCTGGACCTTGCTCTGGAGGGGGTCCTGTGGGGGGCTTTTGGCACCGCCGGCCAGCGCTGCACCGCCGCAAGCCGGATCATCGTTCATGGGGAGATTCACGATGCTTTCCTCGACCGGCTGGTCAAGGCCACCCGCAATTTGCGCATGGGCGACGGGCTTAAAGAGGGCATCGATATCGGCCCCCTGGTCAACGAGAAGGGTCTTAACAAGGTTCTCAACTACATCCGTATCGGGCAAAACGAACGGGCTCATCTGCACACCGGGGGAAACCGGATCACCGACGGGGCGATGGGCCGTGGGTTCTTCGTGGAGCCGACGGTCTTCTCCAGTGTCACACCGGCGATGCGCATCGCCAACGAGGAGATTTTCGGCCCGGTTGTGGCCGTCATGCGTTGCGGCAGTTTCGAGGAGGGCGTCGAAATCGCCAACGGGACCCGGTTCGGTCTCTCCTCGGCCATCTACACCCGGGACGTGAACCGGGCGGCTCGGGCCGAGCGGGATTTGGAGAGCGGGCTCGTCTATATCAACTCCAGCACCATCGGCGCCGAAATCCAGCTTCCCTTCGGAGGCTTCAAGCACTCCGGGTCGGGGCATCCCGAGGTCGGTGGGCGGATGGGATCCATCGATTTCTTCTCCCGGATAAAGACCGTTTTCAGGGATTTCTCCGGGCGCTTGCAAAGAGCGCAGATCGATTTCGATTGA
- a CDS encoding DUF2148 domain-containing protein: protein MLLLNEEVEAKGLFRAAEQLCLAARTAPKGKGMDLLVTAVVDGEDKDRLTEKMREIAERDGVAFFSRDAGNVEGVVVLVLLGTRKEPLGLPHCGFCGFTDCGAMQKAGATCSFNTGDLGIALGSAVSRAADLRVDNRIMYSAGKAALELGLLGPDVAIAYGIPLSATGKSPFFDRG, encoded by the coding sequence ATGCTGCTTCTCAATGAAGAGGTGGAAGCCAAGGGCCTGTTCAGGGCCGCTGAACAGTTGTGCCTTGCCGCCCGCACCGCCCCGAAGGGCAAAGGGATGGATCTTCTGGTGACCGCGGTCGTTGACGGGGAGGACAAGGACAGGCTGACTGAGAAGATGCGGGAGATCGCCGAGCGCGACGGGGTGGCGTTTTTCTCCAGGGACGCGGGGAATGTCGAGGGGGTTGTGGTGCTGGTGCTGCTCGGCACGCGCAAGGAACCCTTGGGGCTGCCTCATTGCGGGTTCTGCGGTTTCACCGACTGCGGGGCGATGCAGAAGGCCGGGGCCACCTGTTCATTCAATACCGGGGACCTGGGGATCGCCCTCGGTTCGGCGGTCAGTCGGGCGGCCGACCTTCGCGTCGACAACCGGATCATGTACAGTGCCGGCAAGGCTGCTCTTGAACTCGGACTGCTGGGGCCCGATGTCGCCATCGCTTACGGCATTCCCCTTTCAGCCACGGGGAAGAGCCCCTTTTTCGACCGTGGATGA
- a CDS encoding P-II family nitrogen regulator has translation MRKIEAIIKPFKLDEVKEALNEIGIQGITVLEVKGFGRQKGHTELYRGAEYVVDFIPKIKMEIVVHDDLVTKVVDTIAEAAKTGRIGDGKIFVTPIDEAVRIRTGERGEDAL, from the coding sequence ATGCGAAAAATTGAGGCCATTATCAAGCCTTTCAAGCTCGATGAAGTCAAGGAAGCCTTGAACGAAATCGGTATTCAGGGCATTACCGTCCTGGAGGTCAAGGGTTTCGGGCGCCAGAAGGGGCACACCGAACTCTACCGCGGAGCCGAATATGTGGTCGATTTCATCCCCAAAATCAAAATGGAAATCGTCGTTCATGACGACCTCGTAACCAAAGTGGTCGATACGATTGCCGAAGCCGCCAAGACCGGGCGAATCGGCGACGGCAAGATTTTCGTCACCCCTATCGACGAGGCGGTGCGCATTCGTACTGGCGAGCGTGGGGAGGATGCCCTTTAG
- the glnA gene encoding type I glutamate--ammonia ligase, producing the protein MTPKEVVKFAEDNGVQFVDFKFLDFVGIWQHFSTPICEFSEDIFEEGIGFDGSSIRGWQPIHNSDMLIMPDPTTAKIDPFVKAPTLSLICNIIDPITKEGYSRDPRFIAQKAEAYLKSTGLADTAYFGPEPECFIFDDVRYASTANESFYSVDSKEGIWNTGADEMPNLGYKPRHKEGYFPCAPTDSMIDLRNEMVLALQEVGLHIECAHHEVATGGQCEIDMRFDSLLAMGDHLQWFKYVIKNVAVRNGKTVTFMPKPIFNDNGSGMHCHMSLWKEGKNLFAGDGYGGLSKMAMYYIGGIIKHAKALCAFTTPSTNSYKRLVPGFEAPVNLAYSNRNRSASLRIPVTDNEKAKRVEYRTPDPSANGYLAFAALMMAGLDGIENKIDPGQPLDKDIYGLSPEELKDIPSVAGTLDEALTALEADHEFLLKGDVFTEDVIDMWISYKREAEVDPVRMRPCPEEFALYFDC; encoded by the coding sequence ATGACCCCGAAAGAAGTTGTAAAATTTGCCGAAGATAATGGCGTCCAGTTCGTCGATTTCAAGTTCCTCGACTTCGTCGGCATCTGGCAGCACTTTTCCACCCCCATCTGCGAGTTCAGCGAAGACATCTTCGAGGAGGGCATCGGCTTTGACGGCTCCTCCATCCGCGGCTGGCAGCCGATCCACAACAGCGACATGCTGATCATGCCCGACCCGACGACGGCCAAGATCGACCCCTTCGTCAAGGCCCCGACCCTGAGCCTGATCTGCAATATCATCGACCCGATCACCAAGGAAGGCTACAGCCGCGATCCTCGTTTTATCGCCCAGAAGGCCGAGGCCTACCTGAAGTCGACCGGCCTTGCTGACACCGCCTACTTCGGTCCCGAGCCCGAGTGCTTCATCTTCGACGACGTGCGCTACGCCTCCACCGCCAACGAGTCCTTCTACTCCGTCGACTCCAAGGAAGGGATCTGGAACACCGGCGCCGACGAGATGCCTAACCTCGGCTACAAGCCCCGGCACAAGGAAGGCTACTTTCCCTGCGCCCCGACCGACTCGATGATCGACCTGCGCAACGAGATGGTCCTGGCCCTTCAGGAGGTCGGCCTGCATATCGAGTGCGCCCACCACGAAGTCGCCACCGGCGGCCAGTGCGAGATCGACATGCGTTTCGATTCGCTCCTCGCCATGGGCGATCACCTGCAGTGGTTCAAGTACGTCATCAAGAACGTCGCCGTGCGCAACGGCAAGACCGTCACCTTTATGCCCAAGCCGATTTTCAATGACAACGGATCCGGCATGCATTGCCACATGTCCCTGTGGAAAGAAGGCAAGAACCTCTTCGCCGGCGACGGTTACGGCGGCCTCTCCAAGATGGCCATGTACTACATCGGCGGCATCATCAAGCACGCCAAGGCCCTGTGCGCCTTTACCACCCCCTCCACCAACTCCTACAAGCGCCTGGTCCCCGGCTTCGAGGCCCCTGTCAACCTCGCCTACTCCAACCGCAACCGTTCGGCGTCCCTTCGCATTCCGGTCACGGACAACGAGAAGGCCAAGCGCGTCGAGTACCGCACGCCCGACCCCTCCGCCAACGGCTACCTGGCCTTCGCGGCGCTGATGATGGCCGGTCTCGACGGCATCGAGAACAAGATCGATCCCGGCCAGCCGCTGGACAAGGACATCTACGGCCTCTCTCCCGAGGAGCTGAAGGACATCCCCAGCGTCGCCGGCACCCTTGACGAAGCCCTCACCGCTCTCGAGGCCGACCACGAGTTCCTGCTCAAGGGCGATGTCTTCACCGAGGACGTCATCGACATGTGGATCAGCTACAAGCGCGAGGCCGAGGTCGATCCCGTGCGCATGCGCCCCTGTCCTGAGGAGTTCGCTCTGTACTTCGACTGCTAG
- a CDS encoding NUDIX domain-containing protein — protein sequence MVARKSETFDIVDEEDRVIGQAPRTLCHGDPSLVHRAAHVLLFDSRDRLLLQKRSMDKDVQPGRWDTSVGGHLDPGEDYLAAACREMAEELGVKGVALTRLYPSRIRNGFESENVVTFLARYDGRVEFARDEIDEVRFWSAEEIEEGLGGEIFTPNFEEEWVRWRQWNRIYATNARGRTALCAGDAFPDLFGELRGKDPEG from the coding sequence ATGGTAGCCAGAAAATCCGAAACCTTCGATATCGTCGACGAGGAAGACCGGGTCATCGGCCAGGCTCCCCGTACGCTGTGTCACGGAGACCCCTCCCTGGTCCACCGCGCGGCCCATGTCCTCCTCTTCGACAGCCGGGACCGGTTGCTGCTCCAAAAGCGCTCCATGGACAAGGACGTACAGCCAGGGCGCTGGGACACCAGCGTCGGCGGCCACCTCGATCCCGGGGAGGATTACCTCGCAGCGGCCTGTCGGGAAATGGCCGAGGAGTTGGGGGTGAAGGGGGTTGCCCTGACCCGCCTTTATCCCTCCCGGATCCGCAACGGCTTCGAGTCGGAGAACGTGGTTACGTTCCTGGCGCGTTACGACGGGCGTGTGGAGTTTGCCCGGGACGAGATTGACGAAGTTCGTTTCTGGAGTGCGGAGGAAATCGAAGAGGGCTTGGGCGGCGAAATATTCACCCCCAACTTTGAAGAAGAGTGGGTGCGCTGGCGCCAATGGAACCGCATCTATGCCACGAACGCCCGGGGGCGGACGGCACTATGCGCCGGGGATGCCTTTCCCGACCTGTTCGGCGAGCTGAGGGGGAAGGACCCGGAGGGATAG
- the lpxA gene encoding acyl-ACP--UDP-N-acetylglucosamine O-acyltransferase, protein MTDIHAAAFIHPSAKIAEDVVIGPGAFIDADVVIGRGSRIMHGAHVSRWTTMGAENLVYPGAVIGHDPQDLGYGGEEAYTVIGDGNVMREGFTVHRGNREGTTTVIGDGNYFMANSHVAHNCAVGDNVILVNGSLLAGHVEVGDRAIISGNCQVHQFVRIGPLAMMRGGSGAAKDVPPFCVNDDISRIRSLNLVGLRRNGFDAQRIRAIKEAFKVIFRSGMGLKEAVARVEEDFDVTQDVRQMLDFIAASKRGIGSGRGTGRD, encoded by the coding sequence ATGACCGACATCCATGCAGCCGCCTTTATTCACCCCTCCGCGAAAATCGCCGAAGACGTCGTCATCGGCCCGGGAGCGTTCATCGACGCCGACGTCGTCATCGGCCGGGGGAGCAGGATCATGCACGGGGCCCATGTCTCGCGCTGGACCACCATGGGAGCGGAAAACCTCGTCTACCCCGGTGCGGTCATCGGCCACGATCCCCAGGACCTCGGCTACGGCGGGGAAGAGGCCTACACGGTCATCGGCGACGGCAACGTCATGCGCGAAGGCTTCACTGTCCACCGCGGCAACCGGGAGGGAACCACGACCGTCATCGGCGACGGCAACTACTTCATGGCCAACAGCCACGTTGCCCACAATTGCGCCGTCGGGGACAATGTCATCCTTGTCAACGGTTCGCTGCTGGCCGGCCACGTGGAGGTCGGCGACCGGGCCATCATCTCGGGCAACTGCCAGGTTCACCAGTTCGTGCGCATCGGCCCCCTCGCCATGATGCGGGGCGGCTCCGGGGCGGCGAAGGACGTCCCGCCCTTCTGCGTCAACGACGACATCAGCCGGATCCGCTCCCTCAACCTTGTCGGCCTTCGCCGAAACGGCTTCGACGCCCAGCGGATTCGCGCCATCAAAGAGGCCTTCAAGGTCATCTTCCGATCAGGCATGGGCCTCAAGGAGGCCGTCGCCCGGGTGGAGGAGGATTTCGACGTCACCCAGGACGTCAGGCAGATGCTCGACTTCATCGCCGCCAGCAAGCGGGGAATCGGCAGCGGACGGGGTACGGGGCGGGACTAG